The Pseudomonas protegens genome contains the following window.
TCATCTCCCACAACCTGGCGGTGGTGCGTCACGTCGCCGACCAGGTACTGGTGATGTACCTCGGCCGGCCGGTGGAAATGGGTCCCAAGGAGGACATCTACACCCGCCCTCTGCACCCCTACACCCAGGCCCTGCTGTCGGCGACCCCGACCATTCATCCAGACCCGGACAAGCCGAAGATCAAGATCGTCGGTGAACTGCCCAACCCGCTGAACCCGCCACCCGGCTGCGCCTTCCACAAGCGCTGCCCCTACGCCACCGAGCGTTGCAGCGCTGAAGAGCCGGCCCTGCGCCCGCTGGACAACCGGCAAGTGGCCTGCCACTACGCCGAGCAATTCGTGCTGTAGCGGCCATGAAAAAGGCGCTTGCGAATACCTCCGCAAGCGCCTGAACCTTGTTCGACCCGCCCCTGGCGACGGATTGCGCATCAGTCCGTCGCTGGGGGTTTCTTTTAGCCCTGACTGTCGCCTTCGCCCTCGTCGGTGGTCTGATCGTCATCGCCTGAACTGCCACCCTGGCCTTGATCGCCCGGCTCCGAGTCGGACTTGGCAAGCATCTGCACCGGTGCGCCATGGCTCGACTGATAGCCCGGCTCTTTCACCTGCATCAGGTTGTGGGCCCAGGCCGCCGAGGTTCCGAGCGACAGCATCACCAGCACTTTGATCAACAGCACAACGCGTTGGAAAATTCTCATGGTCGATTCCATCCCTTCATAGGTGAATCTGCGAAGGCTGCGCGCCCTGCCGTACAGTGGCCACAGCACTGTCTGAAACCTAGTCGCGATCTCCCGGCTTTTCCAGATAGCCCCCTATCGATACCCGGGCCATCCAAGCCCTTCCGACTAACGGCGCTCCCTGAAAAACACCACTCCCCGTAGCAACCGGCTTGCCGGCGCAGAGGCCCGCAAGCCATGCACCACAGCGTCCGCCGCCTTCGCTGCCCAGCCAGCCTCTACGGGGCGGCAGCGGGCCAATCCTGCGCGCAACAAAAAGCCCCGCTGTCTGCACAGCGGGGCTTGGGGTGTCACAGACGAACTTAGTGGTGTTCGCGGGTAGCGCGGAATTTCACGTCCGGCCAGCGCTCTTCCATCAGCGCCAGGTTGACCCGGGTCGGCGCCAGGTAAGTCAGGTGACCGCCGCCGTCCAACGCCAGGTTTTCCACCGCCTTGTTGGAAAACTCTTCGAGCTTCTTCTTGTCGCTGCACTCGATCCAGCGGGCGGACCACACGGTGATCGGCTCGTAGGAGCACTCCACCTTGTATTCCTCCTTCAGGCGGCTGGCCACCACATCGAACTGCAGCACACCGACGGCGCCGAGAATGATGTCGTTGCTGCGCTCGGGGAAGAACACCTGGGTCGCGCCCTCTTCGGCCAGCTGCTGCAGGCCCTGACGCAGTTGCTTGGACTTGAGCGGGTCCTTCAGGCGCACGCGGCGGAACAGTTCCGGGGCGAAGTGCGGGATCCCGGTGAAGCCCAGGGCTTCGCCTTCGGTGAAGGTGTCGCCGATCTGGATGGTGCCGTGGTTGTGCAGGCCGATGATGTCGCCAGCGTAGGCTTCTTCCAGCTGTTCACGCTCGGAGGAGAAGAAGGTCAGGGCGTCGCCGATGCGCACGTCCTTGCCGGTACGCACGTGGCGCATCTTCATGCCCTTGTCGTACTTGCCCGAGCAGATACGCATGAAGGCGATACGGTCGCGGTGCTTGGGGTCCATGTTGGCCTGGATCTTGAACACGAAGCCGCTGAATTTTTCTTCCTGCGGCGCCACGACACGTTCGTTGGCTTCACGGGGCAGCGGCAGCGGCGCCCAGTCCACCACGGCGTCGAGCACGTGGTCGACGCCGAAGTTGCCCAGGGCGGTACCGAAGAACACCGGGGTCAGCTGGCCGTCGAGGAACTCCTGCTGGTTGAACTCGTGGCAGGCCCCCTGCACCAGCTCCAGCTGCTCGATGAAACGCTCGTACTCGTCACCCAGGTGGGCGCGGGCTTCGTCGGAATCGAGCTTCTCGATGATCTTGGTTTCGGTGCGTTCGTGGCCGTGGCCCGGGGTGTAGACAATGATGTAGTCGCCCGCCAGGTGGTACACGCCCTTGAAGTCACGGTAGCAACCGATCGGCCAAGTGATCGGCGCAGCCTTGATCTTCAGTACCGCTTCGATTTCGTCCAGCAGCTCGATCGGGTCGCGAATGTCGCGGTCGAGTTTGTTGATGAAGCTGACGATCGGCGTGTCGCGCAGGCGGCAGACGTCCATCAGGGCGATGGTCCGTGGCTCAACGCCCTTACCACCGTCGAGCACCATCAGCGCCGAGTCCACGGCGGTCAGGGTGCGATAGGTGTCTTCCGAGAAGTCTTCGTGGCCCGGGGTGTCCAGCAGGTTGATCATGTGTTCCCGGTAGGGGAACTGCATGACCGACGTGGTAATGGAAATACCCCGCTGCTTCTCCATCTCCATCCAGTCGGAAGTGGCATGGCGGTCGGACTTACGCGATTTGACGGTACCCGCCACCGCAATCGCCTTGCCCATCAGCAAGAGCTTTTCGGTGATGGTGGTCTTACCCGCATCCGGGTGGGAAATAATGGCGAAAGTGCGGCGTTTCGCGACTTCGGCGGCCTGGTTGGTCATGGGAAATCGCCTGGCGGTGATCAAAAAAGGGCGCAGATTATAGCCCAGACAAAGCCTTGCGGGCCACCGCTGCCCCCGTCGCCCAGGCCACCGCGCGGCAGATAAACGGTGGCTAAATGCAGCCAAGTATGGAACCTTTTAAAACGTGGAGACGTCCACTCCCCTGTCACGCGCTGTCGTCAGGGGCTGAAATATCAGCACGTTAGCTTGACGAAGCTGCGCTCATGGCTCGTTCACCCGCCGCTTTGCCGGCGCTCGACGAGCTGCTTTTCGCGCGTACTTTCGCGGCAGCCAGGAATGGCCTTGCCACACGGGAAAGTGCCCGCCGACTGAAAAAAGGAGTCCGCCTGTGGCTATTCGCTATGGCAAAGGGCTGATAGGAGGGGTTGCGGTGATCGCCCTCCTGGCCCTGCTGGTCCACTGGATCGGCATCACGACGATCGAACACTACCGCGACGATCTACTGTTCTACCTGCAAGCTCATCTGTTCCTGGTCCTGGCGTCCATGCTCGCCGCACTGCTGGTGGGCATCCCCGCCGGCATCTTCCTCAGCCGCCCGAACATGGCCGGACGCGCCGAACGCTTCATGCAAGTGTTCAACATCGGTAACACCGTTCCCCCTCTGGCCGTCCTGGCCATCGCCCTGGGGATCCTCGGCATCGGCAGTGGCCCGGCCATCTTCGCGCTGTTCCTCGCCTCCCTGCTGCCCATCGTGCGCAACACCTACGAAGGCCTGAAAAACGTCCAGGGCTCGCTCAAGGAAGCCGCGATCGGCATCGGCATGACCCCGCGCCAGGTGCTGTGGAAAGTCGAATTGCCCAACGCCGTGCCGATCATCATCGGTGGCGTGCGGGTGGCCCTGGCGATCAACGTCGGCACCGCGCCCCTGGCCTTCCTGATCGGCGCCAACAGCCTGGGCAGCCTGATCTTCCCCGGCATCGCCCTGAACAATCAGCCGCAACTGCTGCTCGGCGCCGCCTGCACCGCGCTGCTGGCCTTGCTCCTCGACGGCCTGGTGACCCTGGCCAGCCGCCTCTGGCTGGAACGCGGTCTGCGCCCGTCCTAAGTCCGACAGAGACAAGGAATGAACATGAAGAAATTAAGCCTGATACTCGGCTGCGCCCTGCTGCTTGCCGGACTGGTGCAAGCCGCGGAAAAACCGCTGATCCGCATTGGCGCCCGGGTCTTCACCGAACAGACCCTGCTGGCGGAAATCACCTCCCAGTACCTGCGCAGCAAGGGCTACGACACCCGCGTTACCGGCGGCCTGGGCAGCAACCTGGCGCGCAGCGCCCAGGAAAGCGGCCAGCTGGACCTGATCTGGGAGTACACCGGGGTGTCGTTGGTGGCCTACAACCACATCGACGAGAAACTCGACAGCCAGCAGTCCTACGCCCGGGTCAAAGAACTCGACGCGAAAAAAGGCCTGGTCTGGCTGGCGCCGTCCAAGTTCAGCAATACCTACGCCCTGGCCCTGCCGGAGAACGTGGCCAAGGAACATCCCGAGATCAACAGCATCAGCGACCTGACCCGAGCCCTGGCTGAAGACGCCAAGGAGAACCGCCTGGTGGCCCTGGACACCGAGTTCGCCAACCGTTCCGACGGCCTGGCCGGCATGGTCAAGCTGTACGACATGAACCTGACCCGCAAGAACACCCGGCAGATGGACGCCGGCCTGGTCTACACCGCACTGCGCAACGGCCAGGTGTTTGCCGGCCTGGTGTACACCACCGACGGTCGGCTCAACGCCTTCAAGCTCAAGCTGCTGGAAGACGACAAGCACTACTTCCCGGACTACACCGCGGCCCCCGTAGTGCGTCAGGCGTACCTCGACGCCCACCCGCAACTGGCTGCAGAGCTCAAGCCGCTGGCGGCGCTGTTCGACGACGAAACCATGCGCCAGCTGAACGCGCGGGTCGACGTCGACCATGAAAGCCCTTCCGCCGTGGCCGCAGATTTTCTGCGCCAGCATCCGCTCAACCACTGATAGAGAGGAGAAGACATGGAATTTCTGAACGCCTTTTCCCATCTCGATTGGGCCCAGGTCCTGCACCTGACCTGGCAGCACATCACCCTGGTGGGCATCGCCGTGACCCTGGCGATTGTCTTTGGCGTGCCCCTGGGCATCCTGATGACCCGCTTCCCGACCCTGGCCGGCCCGTTGCAGGCCAGCGCCACGGTGCTGCTGACCATCCCGTCCATCGCCCTGTTCGGCCTGCTGCTGCCGTTCTACTCCAAGTTCGGCCAGGGCCTGGGGCCGCTGCCGGCCATCACCGCGGTGTTCCTCTATTCGCTGCTGCCGATCATGCGCAACACCTACCTGGCGCTGACCGGCGTCGAGCCGGGCATCCGCGAAGCCGCCCGCGGCATCGGCATGACCTTCGGCCAGCGCCTGCGCATGGTCGAGTTGCCGATCGCGGTGCCGGTGATCCTCGCCGGGGTGCGCACCGCGGTGGTGATGAACATCGGCGTCATGACCATCGCCGCCACCATCGGCGCCGGCGGCCTGGGCGTACTCATTCTTGCTTCCATCAGCCGCAGCGACATGTCGATGCTGATCGTCGGCGCGGTGCTGGTCAGTCTCCTGGCCATCTTCGCCGACCTGCTTCTGCAATGGCTGCAACGCTCGCTGACTCCAAAAGGACTGCTCAAATGATCGAACTTCAAAACCTGACCAAGACCTTCCAAAGCAACGGCAAGACCATCACCGCCGTTGACTCCGTAAGCCTGACCGTCAATGAAGGCGAGATCTGCGTGTTCCTCGGGCCGTCCGGCTGCGGCAAGAGCACCACCCTGAAGATGATCAACCGCCTGATCATGCCCACCTCGGGCAAGGTGCTGATCAACGGCGAAGACACCACCGACCTCGACGAAGTGACCCTGCGCCGCAACATCGGCTACGTGATCCAGCAGATCGGCCTGTTCCCCAACATGACCATCGAGGAAAACATCGTGGTGGTGCCGCGCCTGCTGGGCTGGGACAAGCAGAAATGCCACGACCGCGCCCGCGAGCTGATGAGCATGATCAAGCTCGAACCCAAGCAGTACCTGCATCGCTACCCACGGGAGCTGTCCGGCGGCCAGCAACAGCGCATCGGGGTAATCCGCGCCCTGGCGGCGGACGCCCCGCTGCTGCTGATGGACGAACCCTTCGGCGCGGTGGACCCGATCAACCGCGAGATGATCCAGAACGAGTTCTTCGAGATGCAACGGGCGCTGAACAAGACCGTGATCATGGTCAGCCACGACATCGACGAAGCCATCAAGCTGGGGGACAAGATCGCCATCTTCCGCGCCGGCAAGCTGCTGCAGATCGACCACCCCGACACCCTGCTGGCGCACCCGGCGGACGACTTCGTCAGCAACTTCGTCGGCCAGGACAGCACCCTCAAGCGCCTGTTGCTGGTGAAAGCCGAGGACGCGGCGGACAACGCCCCGTCGGTGAGCCCGGAAACCCCGGTGGCCGAAGCCCTGGAGCTGATGGACGAGCACGACCGCCGCTACGTGGTGGTGACCTGCGCCGAGAACAAGGCCCTGGGCTATGTACGCCGCCGCGACCTGCACCGTCAGACCGGCACCTGTGCCCAGTTCCTGCGCGAGTTCAACGCCACCGCCGCCTACGACGAGCACCTGCGGATTCTTCTGTCACGCATGTACGAGTTCAACCGCTCGTGGCTGCCGGTGCTGGATGCCGAACGGGTGTTCCTGGGGGAAGTGACCCAGGAATCCATCGCCGCCTACCTGAGCTCCGGGCGTTCACGGGGGATGAAGACCAATATCGTCTCACCGGCTGAAGCGGTGGTTGCCTGATCAATAAATAGCCAACAACCAGCCTGTGGCGAGGGAGCTTGCTCCCGCTGGGCCGCGAAGCGGCCCCTCTTGGCAAACAAGAGTGGAAATGCTGCGCAGTCCGCGGGAGCAAGCTCCCTCGCCACAAGGTTTTTTGCCCGCCAACGCGCCGGAAAAAAATATCAACAGCCGCTACGGTCAAAGCTGTCCGGCGACACTCTCCCAAACAGCCAAAATCCCCCTCACACCATCCTCTCGCCGCTAACGTCGCCGATGTTGACGCTTTCATACTTACCGGCCAATTGGCACGCAAAAGCAGCGAACGTGCAGGTATTTTTAACACTGGCGAATTCTTCGGGAACATATGTCCGTCATCTGTGTCGGCTACAAAGAGAGGTGTCGTTTACGCACGTCAGACAAGTGCAAAAACGCGACATTTTTTGTTGATCTCAGGCCCCTCACCGCCTAAAGTTCGCGCCGAACGTCCATGCTGGAAACGATCCATCCGGCTCAAGTACTGACGACGAGACAGCAAGGCCAAGGGCAGATTGCCCATGGCCTTTTTGCTTTCGGCGACATGCCTTGGGAAGTAGGCGAACCAAAGTGGGGATACGGAGGACGTTCATTTGCACCCATTGATTTCTAACGTTTGCCAGTAGGAGCTCCCAACGCATGTCGATTAACGTCGAAGACTATTTTGCGCGCGAAACCTTTCAAAAAATGAAGGCCTTCGCCGACAAGCAAGAAACCCCATTCGTGGTCATCGACACCCAGATGATCGCCCAGGCCTACGATGACCTGCGCGCCGGTTTCGAATTCGCCAAGGTCTACTACGCGGTCAAGGCCAACCCGGCCGTCGAGATCATCGACCTGCTGCACGAAAAAGGCTCCAGCTTCGACATCGCCTCGATCTACGAGCTGGACAAAGTGCTGAGCCGCGGCGTCAACCCGGCCAACATCAGCTACGGCAACACCATCAAGAAGTCCAAGGACATCCGCTACTTCTATGA
Protein-coding sequences here:
- a CDS encoding peptide chain release factor 3; this encodes MTNQAAEVAKRRTFAIISHPDAGKTTITEKLLLMGKAIAVAGTVKSRKSDRHATSDWMEMEKQRGISITTSVMQFPYREHMINLLDTPGHEDFSEDTYRTLTAVDSALMVLDGGKGVEPRTIALMDVCRLRDTPIVSFINKLDRDIRDPIELLDEIEAVLKIKAAPITWPIGCYRDFKGVYHLAGDYIIVYTPGHGHERTETKIIEKLDSDEARAHLGDEYERFIEQLELVQGACHEFNQQEFLDGQLTPVFFGTALGNFGVDHVLDAVVDWAPLPLPREANERVVAPQEEKFSGFVFKIQANMDPKHRDRIAFMRICSGKYDKGMKMRHVRTGKDVRIGDALTFFSSEREQLEEAYAGDIIGLHNHGTIQIGDTFTEGEALGFTGIPHFAPELFRRVRLKDPLKSKQLRQGLQQLAEEGATQVFFPERSNDIILGAVGVLQFDVVASRLKEEYKVECSYEPITVWSARWIECSDKKKLEEFSNKAVENLALDGGGHLTYLAPTRVNLALMEERWPDVKFRATREHH
- a CDS encoding ABC transporter permease, yielding MAIRYGKGLIGGVAVIALLALLVHWIGITTIEHYRDDLLFYLQAHLFLVLASMLAALLVGIPAGIFLSRPNMAGRAERFMQVFNIGNTVPPLAVLAIALGILGIGSGPAIFALFLASLLPIVRNTYEGLKNVQGSLKEAAIGIGMTPRQVLWKVELPNAVPIIIGGVRVALAINVGTAPLAFLIGANSLGSLIFPGIALNNQPQLLLGAACTALLALLLDGLVTLASRLWLERGLRPS
- a CDS encoding ABC transporter permease, yielding MEFLNAFSHLDWAQVLHLTWQHITLVGIAVTLAIVFGVPLGILMTRFPTLAGPLQASATVLLTIPSIALFGLLLPFYSKFGQGLGPLPAITAVFLYSLLPIMRNTYLALTGVEPGIREAARGIGMTFGQRLRMVELPIAVPVILAGVRTAVVMNIGVMTIAATIGAGGLGVLILASISRSDMSMLIVGAVLVSLLAIFADLLLQWLQRSLTPKGLLK
- a CDS encoding betaine/proline/choline family ABC transporter ATP-binding protein (Members of the family are the ATP-binding subunit of ABC transporters for substrates such as betaine, L-proline or other amino acids, choline, carnitine, etc. The substrate specificity is best determined from the substrate-binding subunit, rather than this subunit, as it interacts with the permease subunit and not with substrate directly.); translated protein: MIELQNLTKTFQSNGKTITAVDSVSLTVNEGEICVFLGPSGCGKSTTLKMINRLIMPTSGKVLINGEDTTDLDEVTLRRNIGYVIQQIGLFPNMTIEENIVVVPRLLGWDKQKCHDRARELMSMIKLEPKQYLHRYPRELSGGQQQRIGVIRALAADAPLLLMDEPFGAVDPINREMIQNEFFEMQRALNKTVIMVSHDIDEAIKLGDKIAIFRAGKLLQIDHPDTLLAHPADDFVSNFVGQDSTLKRLLLVKAEDAADNAPSVSPETPVAEALELMDEHDRRYVVVTCAENKALGYVRRRDLHRQTGTCAQFLREFNATAAYDEHLRILLSRMYEFNRSWLPVLDAERVFLGEVTQESIAAYLSSGRSRGMKTNIVSPAEAVVA
- a CDS encoding glycine betaine ABC transporter substrate-binding protein, which produces MKKLSLILGCALLLAGLVQAAEKPLIRIGARVFTEQTLLAEITSQYLRSKGYDTRVTGGLGSNLARSAQESGQLDLIWEYTGVSLVAYNHIDEKLDSQQSYARVKELDAKKGLVWLAPSKFSNTYALALPENVAKEHPEINSISDLTRALAEDAKENRLVALDTEFANRSDGLAGMVKLYDMNLTRKNTRQMDAGLVYTALRNGQVFAGLVYTTDGRLNAFKLKLLEDDKHYFPDYTAAPVVRQAYLDAHPQLAAELKPLAALFDDETMRQLNARVDVDHESPSAVAADFLRQHPLNH